In Deltaproteobacteria bacterium, a genomic segment contains:
- a CDS encoding N-6 DNA methylase — protein sequence MSQVNIWLNEAISQGSYSFEAASSEPSIKVSSATTNFPDIQIWLNRKAGMGFCGWELKTPTTPVDDKALLEDAAKKARAMNADYFVTWNMRDAVIWRTPNCPVPESLNRGIEQVSHEHRLKTYPAILPVTEVNDLWVVSKQELLKARAREILYDLSILHRDGHLHLVDVDSTFFIHILTEAVKTLIPHIHQALIAKMGKDKKFKESLFDWAIKQAIANYDDPAFYETVSRQAVYRLFGKVLFYLTLRRFRSDLPAMLLKETPPSRLNEKLKEYFELARQIDYQAVFEEDFTDNIPVPPIAAPFIVALVEDLNRFNFSSMPHDVVGNVFEKLIPPEERHALGQYFTREDLVDLINTFCIQTKDAKVIDPTCGTGTFLIRSYDRLKTLGEKTHTTLLSHLWGFDVAHFPAELATINLYRQNIEDYRNFPRILSKDFFDIKPTDSFKFPPPKATADNDFMIEEKPPAFDAAVGNFPYIRQELIEKRLKRYKEKLGRTLAHGWMKEYPELFDSRGNLKLSGQADVYAYLFFHTARFLKEDGGRMGIVTSNSWLDVAYGYELQKFFLKNFKIIAILESRCEPWFEDAAINTVVTILERIPLKPSPLAGEGKGEGVKEDRDNHLVKFVKIKKRLKDLIPWDMKMEATRRWSGLDKLAHTIEKAGSEHFQIKGTKVENTLKGIATYEDDDFRIRVIKQGELSENLDASGKTVKWGQYLRASDVYFEILEKCKDNLVPLKEVAEVGFGIKTGINEFFHLTNEKIRHWNIEDEFLFPLLTSPKEIETLFIEPNNIEFKVFVCSKTKKELRNEKQLGALRYIEWGEKQRTKERGGHKKGGTPFPEVPSVQGRSFWYDIGKTAPCDFVVNRFIGERFFFSINKTGALIGDVAFVADLRNRKDIDIFSAILNSTLVSLFVELNGRAGLGEGLLTFYGPDIVDLPVIDPSKIYTEKKKVIIKSFEQLSSRPIKPIFEEVKMKDRQKLDSLVLEVIGLDPKKYLKPIYDGICELVRERIELAGMRKKIKNGKAAKDVEKLVEQIASEIIPNGAKRFPEEFIDSRYLKDAKEISVPNEPLKLGAYFMGWQEVLSEGGFKYQASSLEEAKFIIYSQKTNSYIVKLPKDKISIRKAVDEYER from the coding sequence ATGAGTCAGGTCAATATCTGGCTCAACGAGGCAATCTCTCAAGGCTCGTATTCGTTTGAAGCTGCCTCATCAGAACCGTCAATCAAAGTCTCATCCGCCACAACAAATTTTCCCGACATCCAAATATGGCTGAATAGAAAAGCAGGCATGGGCTTTTGCGGCTGGGAACTAAAAACCCCTACAACTCCTGTTGACGATAAAGCCCTCCTTGAAGATGCCGCAAAAAAGGCGCGGGCAATGAATGCCGACTATTTTGTAACATGGAATATGCGGGATGCCGTTATCTGGAGGACGCCGAACTGTCCTGTCCCCGAGAGTTTAAATCGGGGAATTGAACAGGTCAGCCATGAACACCGTTTAAAAACCTATCCTGCAATCCTCCCTGTTACCGAGGTCAACGACCTCTGGGTTGTGTCAAAGCAGGAACTTCTCAAGGCAAGGGCAAGAGAGATACTTTATGACCTCTCTATACTTCATCGCGACGGACATCTCCACCTTGTGGATGTGGATTCCACTTTCTTTATTCATATACTTACCGAAGCGGTCAAAACCCTTATCCCGCACATCCATCAAGCCCTTATCGCTAAAATGGGAAAAGATAAAAAGTTCAAGGAATCTCTTTTTGACTGGGCTATAAAGCAGGCAATTGCCAACTATGACGACCCTGCATTTTATGAAACAGTCTCACGGCAGGCGGTTTACCGCCTTTTCGGAAAGGTTCTGTTTTATCTTACCTTGCGGAGATTCCGTTCAGACCTTCCTGCAATGCTTCTCAAGGAAACTCCGCCGTCCCGGTTGAACGAAAAACTGAAGGAATATTTTGAACTGGCAAGGCAGATTGATTATCAGGCTGTGTTTGAAGAGGACTTTACCGACAATATTCCTGTCCCTCCAATAGCTGCGCCGTTCATTGTCGCCCTTGTTGAAGATTTGAACCGCTTCAACTTCTCTTCTATGCCGCACGACGTTGTGGGCAATGTATTTGAAAAACTCATCCCTCCTGAGGAGCGCCATGCGCTGGGACAGTATTTTACCCGAGAAGACCTTGTTGATCTGATAAATACCTTCTGCATCCAGACAAAAGATGCAAAGGTTATTGACCCGACTTGCGGCACCGGCACATTTCTTATCAGGAGTTATGACCGGCTCAAGACCTTAGGCGAAAAGACGCATACAACCTTGCTTTCTCATCTATGGGGTTTTGATGTTGCGCATTTTCCCGCTGAACTTGCCACGATAAATTTGTATCGTCAAAACATAGAGGACTATAGAAATTTTCCAAGGATATTATCAAAAGATTTTTTTGACATTAAACCCACAGACTCCTTTAAATTCCCTCCGCCAAAGGCAACTGCCGACAATGATTTTATGATAGAGGAGAAACCTCCCGCATTTGACGCAGCAGTGGGCAATTTTCCCTACATTCGTCAGGAGTTGATTGAAAAGAGGCTCAAGAGATATAAAGAAAAACTCGGCAGAACCCTTGCGCATGGCTGGATGAAGGAATATCCCGAATTGTTTGACAGCAGGGGAAACCTGAAACTTTCAGGACAGGCGGATGTCTATGCCTATCTCTTTTTTCACACAGCAAGATTTTTAAAAGAGGACGGTGGAAGGATGGGGATTGTAACATCCAATTCATGGCTTGATGTTGCCTATGGTTATGAACTACAAAAATTCTTTCTCAAGAACTTTAAAATTATTGCAATCCTTGAATCCCGCTGTGAGCCGTGGTTTGAAGATGCGGCAATAAATACCGTAGTTACCATTCTTGAGAGAATACCTCTTAAACCCTCTCCCCTTGCGGGAGAGGGCAAGGGTGAGGGGGTAAAAGAAGACAGAGACAACCACCTTGTAAAATTTGTAAAAATCAAAAAGCGTCTGAAAGACCTCATCCCGTGGGATATGAAAATGGAGGCGACAAGGAGATGGAGCGGGCTTGATAAACTTGCGCATACAATTGAAAAGGCCGGTTCAGAGCATTTTCAGATAAAAGGGACAAAAGTTGAAAACACCTTGAAGGGAATTGCGACTTACGAGGATGATGATTTTAGAATCAGAGTCATAAAGCAGGGAGAGTTATCAGAAAACCTTGACGCCAGCGGCAAGACAGTTAAATGGGGACAATATTTAAGGGCGTCTGATGTGTATTTTGAAATTCTTGAAAAGTGCAAGGATAATCTTGTGCCGCTAAAAGAAGTGGCAGAGGTCGGTTTTGGAATAAAGACGGGGATAAATGAATTCTTTCATCTTACAAATGAAAAGATTAGGCATTGGAATATTGAAGATGAATTTTTGTTCCCTCTCTTGACATCTCCCAAAGAGATAGAAACACTTTTCATTGAGCCTAATAACATAGAATTTAAGGTGTTTGTTTGTTCAAAAACAAAGAAAGAACTGAGAAATGAAAAGCAATTAGGCGCGTTAAGGTATATTGAATGGGGTGAAAAACAGCGGACAAAAGAACGAGGCGGTCATAAAAAGGGCGGCACGCCGTTTCCTGAAGTTCCATCGGTTCAAGGAAGGTCGTTTTGGTATGATATAGGTAAAACTGCTCCGTGTGATTTTGTTGTAAACAGATTCATAGGAGAACGATTTTTCTTTTCCATAAATAAAACAGGTGCGTTGATAGGCGACGTGGCATTTGTTGCCGATTTAAGAAACAGAAAAGATATTGATATTTTTTCTGCAATATTAAACTCCACTCTTGTTTCTCTCTTCGTGGAACTTAACGGAAGGGCGGGATTAGGAGAAGGTTTGCTAACCTTTTATGGCCCGGATATTGTTGACCTACCTGTTATTGATCCAAGCAAAATATATACAGAAAAGAAAAAAGTGATCATAAAATCTTTTGAGCAGCTTTCAAGCCGCCCCATCAAACCCATCTTTGAAGAAGTCAAGATGAAGGACAGGCAAAAATTGGACAGCCTTGTGCTTGAGGTAATCGGTCTTGACCCGAAAAAATACCTGAAGCCGATTTATGACGGCATCTGTGAATTGGTGCGGGAGCGGATAGAGCTTGCCGGGATGAGGAAGAAGATCAAGAACGGCAAGGCGGCAAAAGATGTGGAAAAACTTGTCGAGCAAATTGCAAGTGAAATAATCCCGAACGGAGCCAAAAGATTCCCGGAGGAGTTTATAGACAGCAGGTATTTGAAGGACGCAAAAGAAATCTCCGTCCCGAACGAACCGTTAAAACTTGGGGCTTATTTTATGGGGTGGCAAGAGGTATTGTCCGAAGGTGGCTTTAAATATCAGGCATCAAGCCTTGAAGAGGCAAAGTTTATCATCTATTCACAAAAAACAAATTCGTATATCGTCAAACTTCCCAAAGATAAAATCAGCATAAGAAAGGCAGTGGATGAATACGAAAGATAG
- a CDS encoding TIM barrel protein, whose amino-acid sequence MLVTHLGSTKGLGDKFGLKRVIEALSIALNECRGSIKILFENTSGSGFTFGYKLEDIGRVINAFGKNNRLGFCFDTCHGFAAGYSLKNEEDIDTIIENIRILALNICALFI is encoded by the coding sequence ATGCTCGTTACGCATTTGGGCAGCACAAAGGGTTTGGGCGATAAGTTCGGTTTAAAAAGGGTAATAGAGGCTTTGTCTATTGCCTTAAATGAATGCAGGGGAAGCATAAAAATCCTTTTTGAGAATACTTCAGGTTCAGGTTTTACATTTGGCTATAAACTTGAAGATATAGGCAGGGTAATCAATGCCTTTGGGAAAAATAACAGGCTTGGTTTCTGCTTTGACACCTGCCACGGTTTTGCTGCAGGATATTCTTTAAAAAATGAAGAGGATATTGATACAATTATAGAAAACATAAGAATATTGGCATTGAACATCTGCGCCTTATTCATCTGA
- a CDS encoding metalloregulator ArsR/SmtB family transcription factor has translation MQGLAETFKALSDETRLKILKLLENDELCVCDIVAALDMVQPQVSFHLNVLKGAGLVKDKKNGKWIYYRLDGADMFKRFLILSINERVSETSIANCQKRLESFLKKRGAKQADYSREKTGC, from the coding sequence ATACAAGGACTGGCAGAGACATTTAAGGCGCTCTCGGATGAAACAAGGCTCAAGATATTAAAACTCCTTGAAAATGATGAACTCTGCGTGTGCGATATTGTCGCTGCTCTTGATATGGTGCAGCCGCAGGTATCATTTCATCTAAATGTCTTAAAGGGCGCAGGACTGGTAAAAGACAAAAAGAATGGCAAATGGATTTACTACAGACTTGATGGCGCGGATATGTTCAAGAGGTTTCTGATACTTTCTATTAATGAAAGAGTATCAGAAACAAGCATAGCAAACTGCCAAAAGAGACTTGAATCTTTCCTCAAAAAGAGAGGAGCAAAACAGGCTGATTACAGCAGAGAAAAGACAGGATGCTAA
- the nth gene encoding endonuclease III: MSLYIKEKAKRIIDILEREHPNPRPALNFKTPFQLLIATILSAQCTDERVNKVTPILFKKFKTPEYLANADIKELEEVIKPTGFYKNKARNIKKCCKKIVQDFKGGIPYTLEELITLSGVGRKTANIVLGNAFGRQAIAVDTHVKRVSKRIGLAESDNPDKIEQALCKIIPQDKWTDATNLLILHGRNICRAIKPLCWQCKVIDYCDFVTAKWS, translated from the coding sequence ATGTCGCTGTATATAAAGGAAAAGGCAAAGAGGATTATTGATATACTTGAAAGAGAACATCCAAACCCAAGACCTGCACTTAATTTTAAAACCCCGTTTCAACTTCTGATAGCCACAATTCTCTCTGCCCAGTGTACAGATGAAAGGGTAAACAAGGTCACACCAATATTGTTCAAAAAATTCAAAACCCCAGAATATCTTGCAAATGCCGATATTAAAGAATTGGAAGAAGTAATAAAACCTACAGGTTTTTATAAAAACAAGGCAAGAAATATTAAGAAATGTTGTAAAAAAATTGTTCAGGATTTTAAAGGGGGGATTCCTTATACATTGGAAGAACTCATCACACTGTCAGGTGTTGGCAGGAAGACAGCAAACATAGTCCTTGGCAACGCCTTTGGCAGACAGGCAATAGCAGTTGATACGCATGTAAAAAGGGTATCTAAAAGGATTGGACTTGCTGAATCAGATAATCCTGATAAGATAGAACAGGCACTCTGCAAGATAATCCCTCAAGATAAATGGACAGATGCAACAAATCTTCTTATACTGCATGGAAGAAATATATGCAGGGCAATTAAACCCTTATGTTGGCAGTGTAAGGTAATAGATTATTGTGATTTTGTTACTGCTAAATGGAGTTAA
- a CDS encoding adenosine-specific kinase, producing MELKTIKIDIPQGSNIILGQTHFIKTIEDLYEIIVTSVPQAKFGIAFCEASGPCLIRHEGNDKELTDKAIENLSNIGAGHVFMIIIRDAFPINILNAVKNCQEVCRIFCATANPVEVVAAETSQGRGIMGVIDGFSPKGVETDEDKKKRKDFLRKIGYKMQ from the coding sequence ATGGAACTTAAAACCATAAAAATAGACATCCCGCAGGGGTCAAACATAATCCTCGGGCAGACGCATTTTATAAAGACCATTGAAGACCTCTATGAAATAATTGTTACGAGTGTGCCGCAGGCAAAATTCGGGATTGCGTTCTGCGAGGCGTCAGGTCCGTGCCTTATAAGACATGAAGGGAATGATAAGGAACTTACAGACAAGGCTATTGAAAATCTCTCAAACATTGGGGCAGGTCATGTCTTTATGATTATTATAAGGGATGCCTTTCCAATAAACATATTAAACGCAGTCAAAAACTGTCAGGAGGTCTGCCGGATTTTCTGCGCAACTGCAAACCCTGTTGAGGTTGTTGCCGCAGAAACATCACAAGGCAGAGGCATAATGGGGGTTATTGACGGCTTTTCGCCAAAAGGAGTTGAAACTGACGAAGATAAAAAGAAGAGAAAGGATTTTTTGAGAAAGATTGGATATAAGATGCAGTAA